The genomic DNA TACGGACTGCGCCCACTACGGCGGCGACGTCTCCGCCTCCGGCGGCGAAAACAACTACGCGGGCGGTATCACGGGAGACAACGACGGCAAGATAATCAACTGCGCCCACTATGACGGTGATGTCTTGACCTCCCGCGATTTCTCATCATACACAAACCACGCGGGCGGTATCGCGGGAGTCAACAGCCCAGACGGCACGATAATCAACTGTGCCCACTACGGCGGCGAGGTCTCGGACTCCGGCAGCAGCAACAAAAACATGGGCGGTATCGCGGGAACCAACAGCCCAGACGGCACGATAATCAACTGTGCCCACTACGGCGGCAAGGTCACAGCCTCCGGCAGCGGCAGCAAAAACATGGGCGGTATCGCGGGATACAACAACGGCAGGATAACCAACTGCGCCCACTACGGCGATGTCTCGGCGTCAGGCGGCGCCAGGAACCGCGCGGGCGGTATCGTGGGATACAACTTTAGCGACGGCACAAACGACAGCACAATAACCAACTGCGCCCACTACGGCGGCAAGGTCACAGCCTCCGGCGGCAGTGGCTACAACCGCGCTGGCGGTATCGCGGGATACAACAATAAAGGCACGATAACCAACTGCGCCTACGGCGGCGGCGAGGTCTCGGCCTCCGGCACCGAAGACGCCGCGGGCGGCATCGCGGGATACAACACCACCACAGATAACCCAAATGGGGTAAACATATCCAACAGCTGCTGGCCCGTCTCCGGCGATTTTGAGGCCGTTGGCTCCGGCGACAAGGGCACGGACGCCGTCAGCGCCGACGTCGCCTCCCTCGACGCGGCGGAGATGCAAATGGCCGTCACTACCGTCCTGCCCGCGAAGCGGACGCTCCCCGTGGCGCTTGGCGGCTACGCCCCCGCCCTGGTCTCCTACCCGGGCAAGGCGGACGATATGACGGGCTACCTCTCCGTCAGCGGCGACATCTATGTCGCCTCGCCGGATATCGCCGGTATCTCCAGAGGCTGGCCCTGCGCCGTCTCCGGCAAAAAAATCGGCGTGACGGCGGTGAGCTTCGACATCGACCTCCGCGCCACCGATTTCGGCAGCCTCAGGAGCGACCCCAAACCGATCGCCGCAGGCTGCGCCGCCGCCCCCCTCGCCTTCTCCGTCGCCGTCAGCAGCATCAGCCTCGACAATACGACGCTGGAGCTGACGGTCGGGGAAAAACAA from Cloacibacillus sp. includes the following:
- a CDS encoding Ig-like domain-containing protein, with protein sequence MNDIDLSDSDGSPSEWIPVGQYTDKTPNGYAGSFDGGGFTVSGYIVASADAVSADKDGSLAAGFFGLAGQSAKIRGLTVSGVVSVDIGNDGIDIHAGGIAGRNNGGTISDCVSGGEVSASGGGGDHNSYAGGIAGDNDSGTITGCANNGEVSISYGFQNYAGGIAGDNDKGTITDCAHYGGDVSASGGENNYAGGITGDNDGKIINCAHYDGDVLTSRDFSSYTNHAGGIAGVNSPDGTIINCAHYGGEVSDSGSSNKNMGGIAGTNSPDGTIINCAHYGGKVTASGSGSKNMGGIAGYNNGRITNCAHYGDVSASGGARNRAGGIVGYNFSDGTNDSTITNCAHYGGKVTASGGSGYNRAGGIAGYNNKGTITNCAYGGGEVSASGTEDAAGGIAGYNTTTDNPNGVNISNSCWPVSGDFEAVGSGDKGTDAVSADVASLDAAEMQMAVTTVLPAKRTLPVALGGYAPALVSYPGKADDMTGYLSVSGDIYVASPDIAGISRGWPCAVSGKKIGVTAVSFDIDLRATDFGSLRSDPKPIAAGCAAAPLAFSVAVSSISLDNTTLELTVGEKQILIASVEPVDAKDEIKWKSTSTDITAVDNKGEVTAVKRGKATITASARGVTASCDVTVFQKIESPDVTLSPDVFIYDGNKKEPKVTVTVSGDTLVESSDYTLVYDDNTEVGEATATVTGIKSNYYSGTVIKDFTILPKPASPDVTDKTRTDADGSGVLVVEPNTTEEFAVYDALGRLSFDKALPDNISADAKAVQPGSA